A DNA window from Calliphora vicina chromosome 1, idCalVici1.1, whole genome shotgun sequence contains the following coding sequences:
- the snRNP-U1-C gene encoding U1 small nuclear ribonucleoprotein C, translated as MPKYYCDYCDTYLTHDSPSVRKTHCTGRKHRDNVKFYYQKWMEEQAQHLIDATTAAFKAGKITQNPFAGGPPKPGGVAIPPPPNMAIPPRPGMMPPGMPGGPGMPPMMMGPHGGLPPPMMGMRPPPMMGPMGMMGPPPPLGTLAGVRPTLMNGPPPK; from the coding sequence ATGCCTAAATATTATTGCGATTATTGTGACACGTATTTAACGCACGATTCACCTTCGGTGCGAAAAACACACTGTACCGGGCGCAAGCATCGTGACAATGTTAAGTTCTACTATCAAAAATGGATGGAGGAACAGGCGCAACATTTAATTGATGCTACAACTGCCGCCTTCAAAGCAGGAAAAATTACGCAAAATCCATTTGCCGGTGGACCACCTAAACCGGGTGGTGTGGCGATACCACCGCCACCAAACATGGCAATACCACCTAGACCTGGTATGATGCCGCCCGGTATGCCTGGAGGTCCTGGCATGCCGCCAATGATGATGGGACCTCATGGTGGTCTACCGCCACCTATGATGGGTATGCGCCCTCCTCCCATGATGGGTCCAATGGGTATGATGGGACCACCACCACCGCTTGGTACCTTAGCCGGGGTACGACCAACATTAATGAATGGACCGCCACCAAAATAA
- the RnrL gene encoding ribonucleoside-diphosphate reductase large subunit: MKSNKLFVLKRDGRKEEVHFDKITSRIQKLCYGLNMDFVDPVAITLKVINGLYCGVTTQELDNLAAETAATLTTNHGDYAILAARIAVSNLHKETKKVFSEVISDLYHYVNKETGKTSPMISEYHYNVVQKNAERLNSSIIYDRDFGYNYFGFKTLERSYLLKMNGKIVERPQHMLMRVAIGIHGDDIDSAIETYNLLSERYFTHASPTLFAAATPRPQLSSCFLLTMVADSIEGIFKSVEQCAMISKSAGGIGINVHCIRAKGTSIDGTNGTSNGLVPMLRVFNNVARYVDQGGGKRPGAFAIYLEPWHSDIFEFLDLKKNTGKEEHRARDLFYALWIPDLFMKRVEENGDWSLMCPHKCPGLQEVWGAEFEELYTKYEKEGKANRTVKAQALWFAIIEAQVETGTPYMLYKDACNRKSNQQNIGTIKCSNLCTEIVEYSAPDEIAVCNLASIALNMFVTPEKTFDFKKLKNVTKVITKNLNKIIDINFYPLPEARKSNLRHRPIGIGVQGLADTLILMRFPYESEKAALLNQQIFETIYYGALEASCELSEKLGPYETYPGCPVSKGILQYDMWNKTPTDLWNWTELKEKIKQHGVRNSLLLAPMPTASTAQILGNNESFEPYTSNIYTRRVLSGEFNIVNHHLLKDLTERDLWDDEMKNRIISNRGSIQAIDEIPKDIRDLYKTVWEISVKTTIQMAADRGAFIDQSQSFNIHVAEPNYGKLTSIHFYAWKAGLKTGMYYLRTKPAANAIQFTVDKGRAAAQNESQLQANGEHDESILNVSSSSLNNESVREKRMADMVCSLENKDACMSCGS; encoded by the coding sequence atgaaatcaaataaattatttgttcttAAACGAGATGGCCGCAAAGAGGAAGTACATTTCGATAAAATTACATCTCGTATTCAAAAGCTTTGCTATGGATTAAATATGGATTTTGTTGACCCAGTGGCCATTACACTGAAAGTTATCAATGGCTTATACTGTGGTGTTACAACTCAAGAGTTGGACAATTTGGCAGCCGAGACAGCTGCTACATTGACAACAAATCATGGTGATTATGCCATATTGGCGGCTCGTATTGCCGTCTCCAATTTGCACAAGGAAACGAAAAAAGTATTTTCAGAGGTTATAAGTGATCTGTATCATTATGTTAACAAAGAGACGGGTAAAACTTCGCCCATGATTTCGGAGTATCACTACAATGTGGTGCAGAAGAATGCAGAACGTTTGAATTCGTCCATTATTTATGATCGTGACTTTGGCTACAATTATTTTGGATTCAAGACACTGGAGAGATCCTATTTGCTGAAAATGAATGGTAAGATTGTTGAAAGACCACAGCATATGTTAATGAGAGTAGCTATAGGTATACATGGAGATGACATAGATTCGGCCATCGAAACTTATAACTTGTTGTCTGAGCGTTATTTTACACATGCCTCGCCCACTTTGTTTGCTGCTGCTACCCCGCGACCACAATTGTCATCGTGCTTCCTTTTGACCATGGTGGCTGATTCTATTGAAGGTATTTTCAAGTCAGTGGAACAATGCGCCATGATTTCCAAATCTGCTGGTGGTATTGGCATTAACGTGCACTGCATAAGGGCCAAGGGCACTTCCATCGATGGTACTAACGGCACCTCAAATGGACTGGTGCCCATGCTTAGGGTGTTTAACAATGTTGCCCGCTATGTAGATCAAGGCGGCGGCAAACGTCCAGGAGCATTTGCCATTTATTTGGAGCCTTGGCATtcagatatttttgaatttttggatttaaagaaaaataccgGCAAGGAAGAGCACAGAGCTAGAGATCTATTCTATGCCCTGTGGATACCCGATTTGTTTATGAAAAGGGTAGAAGAAAATGGAGATTGGTCGTTAATGTGTCCCCACAAATGTCCTGGACTGCAGGAAGTTTGGGGTGCGGAATTCGAAGAATTGTATACCAAGTATGAAAAAGAAGGCAAAGCAAACCGTACCGTCAAGGCCCAGGCTCTTTGGTTTGCCATAATTGAAGCTCAAGTAGAAACAGGTACTCCCTACATGTTGTACAAGGATGCCTGTAATCGTAAGAGTAACCAGCAAAATATTGGCACTATTAAGTGCAGTAACTTGTGTACGGAAATTGTAGAGTATTCAGCACCCGATGAGATAGCCGTGTGTAATTTGGCCTCAATAGCCCTTAATATGTTTGTGACGCCTGAAAAAACATTCgactttaagaaattaaaaaatgttactaAAGTCATTACCAAAAATCTCAACAAAATCATAGACATTAACTTTTATCCTCTGCCGGAGGCCAGGAAATCTAATCTACGTCATCGTCCTATTGGCATAGGTGTGCAGGGTCTTGCCGACACATTGATTTTAATGCGTTTCCCCTACGAAAGCGAAAAGGCGGCTTTGttaaatcaacaaattttcgaaacTATTTATTATGGCGCATTGGAAGCTAGTTGTGAATTGTCCGAAAAGCTAGGTCCTTATGAAACTTATCCCGGCTGCCCGGTAAGTAAGGGCATACTACAATACGATATGTGGAATAAAACTCCTACCGATTTGTGGAACTGGACAGAGTTGAAAGAGAAAATCAAACAGCATGGTGTACGAAATTCTTTGCTATTGGCCCCTATGCCCACTGCCTCTACCGCACAAATCTTGGGCAATAATGAATCATTTGAGCCTTATACCTCCAATATTTATACCAGACGTGTGCTATCGGGAGAATTCAATATTGTCAATCATCATTTGCTAAAAGATTTAACTGAACGTGATCTATGGGATGACGAAATGAAAAACAGAATTATTTCCAATCGCGGCTCTATACAAGCCATAGATGAAATTCCCAAAGATATTCGTGATCTATATAAGACAGTTTGGGAGATTTCCGTTAAGACCACTATTCAAATGGCAGCCGATCGTGGCGCTTTCATCGATCAAAGTCAGTCGTTCAATATACATGTGGCTGAACCCAACTACGGTAAATTGACCTCAATTCATTTCTATGCCTGGAAAGCAGGCTTAAAGACCGGCATGTATTATTTGAGGACAAAACCAGCAGCAAATGCTATACAATTTACTGTGGATAAGGGTCGTGCAGCTGCTCAAAACGAAAGTCAATTGCAGGCCAATGGTGAGCACGATGAAAGCATTCTCAATGTATCGTCATCTTCGCTAAACAATGAGTCGGTGCGGGAGAAAAGAATGGCCGATATGGTGTGTTCTCTAGAAAATAAGGACGCATGTATGTCCTGCGGCTCTTAG